In the genome of Streptomyces violaceoruber, the window CTCCACCAGCTGCGCGGCCGGGTCGGCCGTGGCCGCGAGCGCGGTTACGCCTACTTCCTGTACCCGCCGGAGAAGCCCCTCACGGAGACCGCGCACGAGCGCCTGGCCACCATCGCCCAGCACACCGAGATGGGCGCGGGCATGTACGTGGCGATGAAGGACCTGGAGATCCGCGGCGCGGGCAACCTGCTCGGCGGCGAGCAGTCCGGCCACATCGCCGGCGTCGGCTTCGACCTGTACGTGCGGATGGTCGGCGAGGCCGTCGCCGACTACCGGGCCTCCCTGGAGGGCGGCGTCGAGGAGGAGCCGCCGCTCGAGGTCAAGATCGAGCTGCCCGTCGACGCGCACGTCCCGCACGACTACGCGCCCGGCGAGCGGCTGCGTCTCCAGGCCTACCGGTCCATCGCCTCCGCCAACAGCGAGGAGGACGTCAAGGCCGTACGCGAGGAACTCGTCGACCGCTACGGCAAGCTGCCGGAGCCGGTGGAGAACCTGCTGCTGGTCGCCGGCCTGCGCATGCTCGCGCGGGCGTGCGCCGTCGGCGAGATCGTGCTCCAGGGCAACAACATCCGTTTCGCGCCGGTGGAGTTGCGCGAGTCCCAGGAGCTGAGGCTCAAGCGGCTCTACCCCGGCAGCGTCATCAAGCCGGGTACGCACCAGGTGCTCGTGCCGCGTCCGAAGACCGCGAAGGTGGGTGGCAAGCCGCTGGTCGGGCGGGAACTGCTCGGCTGGGTGGGCGAGTTCCTGACCTCGATCCTCGGGTCGTAACCCGAAGCCCGGGCCGGCTCACGGGGAAGCCGTGAGCCCGGGCCGGCTCACGGCAAAGCCGTCCACGGGGACAGTTCCGTGGACGGCTTCGACGTGTTCGGTACGGGGGAGGGGCTTCTACTGCTGCTCCCGGCCGCCGCCCTGCTCGCGTCCGAAGCCGAGCTTGCCCTCGGCCTGCTGCTGCGCGGCGTCGACCTGCTTCTCGTACTTGCCGCCGGTCCTCTGGTTGACCTGGCGTTCGGCGGCGTCGGACATCTTCCTTGACTTGTCCTTGTCCTTGCCGGCCATGCTCTTCATCTTGTCGAGGATGCCCATGCAGAGCTCCTTCCGAGGCGTGACTCACTGTCGAAGGTACGACAGATATGTCCCGGGTGCCCACTAACGCCCACTTAAGGCCCCCTATGGGCCGGGCCTCTCCCTCGCTACGGTGGTGGCTGCGAACGGCAAGGGGAGGGGCGCGCATGACGCGGCACAGCAGGATCCGTACCGGTTGGGCCGCGGGGGCGGCGGCCCTCGCCCTGGCCCTGGTGACCGGCTGCGAAGGCCTGGAGGCCGACGGCGACGCCCCGGCCTCGGGCGGCGGCGCCCAGGCTCCCGCCGCGGGCCACGCCGTCAGCCCGCTGGACAACCCGGACGGCACCGAGCCGGGCCTCGCCCCGGTCACGGGCGACAGCCCGCAGGCGGCCGCCCGCAAGCTGATCGACGGTCTGCCCACCAAGGGGCGCGGTCCGAAGACCGGGTACGACCGGGACGAGTTCGGCTACGCCTGGATGGACACCGCCGACGGCGTCCCGCTCGCCCGCAACGGCTGCGACACCCGCAACGACCTGCTCAAACGCGACGGCCAGGAGGTCCGCTTCAAGTCCGGCTCGGACTGTGTGGTCATCGCGATGACGCTGGACGACCCGTACACCGGGACGAGCATCGAGTGGCGCAAGCAGAAGGCGAGCGAGGTCCAGATCGACCACGTCGTGCCGCTGTCCTACAGCTGGCAGATGGGCTCCTCGCGGTGGCCGGAGAACAAGCGCGAGCAGCTGGCCAACGACCCGCTCAACCTGCTCCCCGTCGAGGGCCGCGCCAACTCCGCCAAGCGCGACTCCGGCCCGGCCTCCTGGCTGCCGCCGGACAAGGCGGTCCGGTGCGCGTACGCGGTCCGCTTCGCCCAGGTCGCCGCCAAGTACGAGCTGGCGGTGACGGAGGCGGACCGGGCGATGATGGCGAAGCAGTGCGAGGGCTGACACGGCTGCGTCGCCGGTGTCCTCGGCGCCGCGAGGGCGGAGCGGCGCCGCGATCGTCCCGCGCGGCTCAGGTGCTCGTCCCGTCCGGGCTGTCCAGGTCGAGGACCTCTCCGGAGGGGGACTCGGCGGGCACCGGCTCGTCGTACCCGGTGAAGGACAGGGCGCCGGGCTCCTGCTTCGACCCGCTCTCGAAGCGCAGCAGGTACGGCTTGCCCTCGGTGGCGACGTACACCGTGTTGCGCACGGAGCCGTCCGTCTCGTACAGGGTGAACGCGGGCTTGCCGTCGACGGTGGTGGCCCTGCCGCGGGTCACCTTCGTCGGGGCGTCGTCGCCGCTGCCCCCGGCGTCCTCCAGCAGCTTGTCCAGGTCGCAGAACCCGGCCATCTCCTTCGCGTCCGCGCCGTCGGCGGACATGCTGGTCCACCGTCCGGCCAGCAGCGACACCAGGGCCTCGGTGTCGGCCTGCGGCTCGCCCTTGCTCTGGGCCCGCAGGAACCGCTCGTCGTACTTCAGGTAGACCGTGTCGCCGGTCTTGATCAACTCGGCCTCGCCCTGGCCGTCCATGCCCATGGTCCCGGCGCAGTCGCCCCGCCGGTCCAGGGCGAGGTCGATCTCTATGGTGTCGCCGCTCTCGTCGTCGGGGACGCTGCCCGTCATGCGCAGCGAGCGGGCCCCGGTGGTGGCCTTCAGCGCCCGCTCGGATATCTCGGCGCCGCTCAGCCCGGCGAACGGCTCGTCCGGTGACGGGGCCGGGGCGGATGCGGACGCCTCTGCCGGCGCTGCGGTCGAGCCGGGTGCGGTGGCGGACGGCGACGCGGCCGAGGATCCGCCGGACGCGGCGGACCGGGCGGCCCCGTCGGACGCGCCGTCGCCGTCCTGGCCGGACTGGCAGCCGGTCAGGCAGGCGGTGGCGCCGGCGGCGAGGAGAAGAGCGGTGAGTGCGGTGCGGCGCGCGCGACGGCGCATGGTGGATCCCCCCAGGGATTCTCGGTGAACGGGGAGCGCGGTCCGGAGCTCAGAACTGGCCGTTGCCGAGCAGTTCGCCGTCGGCATCGTAGATCGTGACGAGGCCGTTCTCGCTGTCCTTCCAGTCGGCGAACGCGGAGGCGATGAGCTTGGCCGGACCCGTGCCGGAGCCCATGATGCCGCCGGTGAAGTCGGTGTAGACGTCGGCGGCGTCGAGGATGTCGTTCTGCTCGTCGGCGCCCTGCACCTTGGTGACGTGGGAGACGGCGTCCTTCTCCTTGGGCGTCCCGTTCTTCTGCACGAACGCCTTGAACTGCTCGGCCTGGGAGGCCTTCTCGGCGGCCTTGTCCTCCGCGGGCTTCGCCTCGGACGCGCCGTCCGCCTTCGCGCCGTCCGCCTTCGCGCCGTCCGCGCCCGCGCCGTCCTGCTTCTCGCCCGCGCTCGCCGAGGTCCGGTCGCCGCTCTTGGCGCCGCCGTCCCCGTCGCCCGCGTTCGCCGACAGCGCGCCGATGACGGCGATCCCCACCACCGCGCCCAGCGCGATCTTGGTCTTCATGCCCATGTCGTCAGTCCTCTCCCCAGAGACGGATCGGCGACCGTGAACCGAAGCTCGCCGCTTCGGCCGGTCCGATGGGTCAATCAGACCAGAGCTTGTGAACCGAGTCAACACGGTTCACGGAGTCACGCAAGTACACGATGTGAACGGGGTCGGATCGCGTTCATCGGTAGGATCGGCCCCACACACCAGGACGAGGGGGCCCCGAGCGTGCAGGAACACGGGACAGAGGTGACCGCCGCCGGTATCGCGCGGCTCGCCGGCGTCGGCCGCGCCGCCGTCAGCAACTGGCGCCGTCGGCACGCGGACTTCCCCAGACCGGTCGGCGGCACCGAGACCAGCCCGTCCTTCGCCCTCGCCGACGTCGAGGCATGGCTGCGCGCCCAGGGCAAACTCGCCGAGGTCCCCCCGCGCGAACGCGTCTGGCAGCAACTGGCCGGCCACCCGGAGGGCCCGGTCGCCGCCCTGGTGCAGGCCGGCTGCGTCCTCCTGCTGATCCACGACCGCCCCACCCTCTGGCTGGACGCGAGCGCCGGCTCCGACGAACGCCTCGCCGACCTGCTGCCCGCCGCCCTCGACCAGGTGCTCGACGCCCGCTTCGGCACCGGCCCCCAGCGCGCCGTCACCACCCCGGCCGGCCCCCGGCTGCTCCCCTCCGCACCGCTGCTGCGCGGCGCCGCCGAACTCGCCGCCGGACCGGGCGCCCGCAAGGCCTACGAGTTCCTGCTCGGCCGGCACCTCGACGCCAACCCGCGGCAGTACACGCTCACCCCGGACCCGCTCGCCGACCTGATGGCCGAACTCGCCGGTCCCGCCCGCACGGTGCTCGACCCCGCCTGCGGCACCGGCTCCCTGCTCCGCGCCGCTGCCGCCACCACCCGGCCCGGGCAGGAGCTGTACGGCCAGGAGAGCGAACCCGCGCTGGCCGCCCTCACCGCGCTGCGGCTCGCCCTGAGCACGGACGCCACCGTGCGCATCGCCGCAGGTGACAGCCTGCGCGCCGACGCCCGCACCGGCCTGCGCGCCGACGCCGCGCTGTGCCACCCGCCGTTCAACGAGCGCAACTGGGGCCACGACGAACTCGCCTACGACCCCCGCTGGGAGTACGGCTTCCCGGCCCGCACCGAGTCCGAACTGGCCTGGGTGCAGCACGCCCTGGCCCGGGTCAGGGACGGCGGCACCGTCGTCGTCCTGATGCCGCCCGCCGCGGCCTCCCGCCGCTCCGGCCGCCGGGTCCGCGCCGACCTGCTGCGCCGGGGCGCGCTGCACGCCGTCATCGCCCTGCCGGTCGGCGCGGCACCGCCGTACAACCTCCCCCTGCACCTGTGGGTGCTGCGCCGGCCCGAGCGGGCGCCCGCACAGCCCGGGGTGCTGCTCGCCGACACGGGGCAGTTCGCCGGAGAGGGGCGCGGCGGGCCGGACTGGCGTTCCGTGCGGGACGCCGTACTCGACGCCTGGACCGCGTTCGACCGCACCGGCCGGCTCGACGACCGGCCGGGCCTCGCCCGCTGCCTGCCCGTCATCGAACTCCTCGACGACGACGTCGACCTGGCCCCCGCCCGCCACCTGCCGCCCCCCACCGCCACCGGCGGCACCGAACGGCTCACGGACGTACGCGAGCGCCTCGACGAGACCCTGCGCCTGACCGCGGAGCTGGCCCCCGCGGCCCCCGGCACCGGACGCGCCGCACCGCGCAGGCCGCTCACCACCGTCGGCGAACTCGCCCGCGGCGGCGCCCTCGTGCTGCGCACCGGCACGAACGGCGGCCACGCGCGCGTGCCCCTGCTCACCGACCACGACGTCCTCACCGGCACGGGCCCCTCGGGCACCCTCCCGGAGGGCGACGAGGAACCCGTCCTGACCGAACCCGGTGACGTCGTCGTGCCCGTCCTCGGCGGCGGCTCCGTCGCGCGCGTGATCGACGCGGACACGGCCGGCGCCGCCCTCGGACGCAACCTCGTGCTCCTGCGCCCCGACCCCGCCGCCCTCGACCCCTGGTTCCTCGCCGGGTTCCTGCGCGGCACCGCCAACCACCGGCAGGCCAGCAGCTACGCCTCCACCGCCACCCGCCTCGACGTACGGCGCCTCCAACTGCCCCGGCTGCCCCTCGAAGCCCAGCGCGGCTACGGCGACCGCTTCCGCGCCCTCGACGAGTTCGAGCGCGCGCTGCGCCTCGCGGGCCGCCTGGGGGAGCAACTGGCGCGGGGCATGTACGACGGGCTCACGGACGGCACGGTCGCCCCCGACTGAGCCGCCCGCGCGGGCCGAGTGACCAGGACGACAACGGTTCGGTACAACCCGGGGCCGCTCGTCCGTGTCGGCCTATACGCTCGACTCCGCACCGGTCGCCCGGCGCACGTCCGTCTCGTCAGGTCTCCAGGAGAAGTCATGCACGGCCACGGCTATGCGCCGCCACCGCCGCCGCGCCGCCCCAGGACCGCGGTGCTGGTCCTGTCGCGCGTCTTCTTCGTGGCCCTGGCCCTGTTGAGCATCGGGTTCCTCGCCTGGATATCGACGCTGTACGCGGCCATCGTGAGCCGTCGGCCGCGCGACTGGTGGGTCTTCGCCGCGACCGCCGCCGCCCTGGTGATCAGTTTCTGCTTCCTGGCCACCGACGACACCGACGACTTCAGCACCCCGGCCGGCACCACCGGAATGATCATCCTGCTGCTCAACGCCTGCGTCTGCGCCGGGTACTTCCTCTACGCCGACATCAGTCACCACCGGCGGCCGCCCCACCCCGGCCACGTCGTCGCGATGCCGCCGCCCCCGGCGGCCGGATACGGACACCCGCAGCCCTCGTACCCCTACACCCCGCCACCCGCCGCCCCCGTGCAGACGCCGGTCCCGCCGTACCAGGCCGCGCCGCCGCAGCACCCCCCGGCGCCCGCCCGCATCGACCAGGTCCGCGCCGAACTCGACGAGCTCAGCGACTACCTGCGCAACCACGACGGCCGCGACGGCCGCGACGGCGGCCACCGGGGCGGAAGGTGACCGCGGCGGCCGGACGCGTGGTCGCCGGCCGGTACGAGCTGTCCACGCTCATCGGCCAGGGCGGCATGGGACAGGTCTGGACGGCCTACGACCGGCGCCTGGACCGGCGCGTGGCGGTGAAGCTGCTGCGCCCCGACAAGGT includes:
- a CDS encoding HNH endonuclease family protein, which encodes MTRHSRIRTGWAAGAAALALALVTGCEGLEADGDAPASGGGAQAPAAGHAVSPLDNPDGTEPGLAPVTGDSPQAAARKLIDGLPTKGRGPKTGYDRDEFGYAWMDTADGVPLARNGCDTRNDLLKRDGQEVRFKSGSDCVVIAMTLDDPYTGTSIEWRKQKASEVQIDHVVPLSYSWQMGSSRWPENKREQLANDPLNLLPVEGRANSAKRDSGPASWLPPDKAVRCAYAVRFAQVAAKYELAVTEADRAMMAKQCEG
- a CDS encoding antitoxin — translated: MGILDKMKSMAGKDKDKSRKMSDAAERQVNQRTGGKYEKQVDAAQQQAEGKLGFGREQGGGREQQ
- a CDS encoding N-6 DNA methylase, with the translated sequence MQEHGTEVTAAGIARLAGVGRAAVSNWRRRHADFPRPVGGTETSPSFALADVEAWLRAQGKLAEVPPRERVWQQLAGHPEGPVAALVQAGCVLLLIHDRPTLWLDASAGSDERLADLLPAALDQVLDARFGTGPQRAVTTPAGPRLLPSAPLLRGAAELAAGPGARKAYEFLLGRHLDANPRQYTLTPDPLADLMAELAGPARTVLDPACGTGSLLRAAAATTRPGQELYGQESEPALAALTALRLALSTDATVRIAAGDSLRADARTGLRADAALCHPPFNERNWGHDELAYDPRWEYGFPARTESELAWVQHALARVRDGGTVVVLMPPAAASRRSGRRVRADLLRRGALHAVIALPVGAAPPYNLPLHLWVLRRPERAPAQPGVLLADTGQFAGEGRGGPDWRSVRDAVLDAWTAFDRTGRLDDRPGLARCLPVIELLDDDVDLAPARHLPPPTATGGTERLTDVRERLDETLRLTAELAPAAPGTGRAAPRRPLTTVGELARGGALVLRTGTNGGHARVPLLTDHDVLTGTGPSGTLPEGDEEPVLTEPGDVVVPVLGGGSVARVIDADTAGAALGRNLVLLRPDPAALDPWFLAGFLRGTANHRQASSYASTATRLDVRRLQLPRLPLEAQRGYGDRFRALDEFERALRLAGRLGEQLARGMYDGLTDGTVAPD